A window from Neorhizobium sp. NCHU2750 encodes these proteins:
- a CDS encoding XapX domain-containing protein produces MKLYLLSLGAGLLVGIVYSLLNVRSPAPPVVALVGLLGILVGEQIIPLAKSFWSKEPAAISWINQIKPHMFGHMPKGISTTTDLAAAKQSSTKTDG; encoded by the coding sequence ATGAAACTCTATCTTCTGTCCCTGGGCGCCGGTCTTCTGGTCGGCATCGTCTACAGCCTGCTCAATGTCCGCTCGCCGGCACCGCCCGTCGTCGCGCTTGTCGGCCTGCTTGGTATCCTGGTCGGCGAGCAGATCATTCCGCTGGCAAAATCCTTCTGGAGCAAGGAGCCGGCTGCGATCTCCTGGATCAACCAGATCAAGCCGCACATGTTCGGCCATATGCCGAAAGGCATCTCGACCACCACCGATCTGGCCGCAGCCAAGCAGTCGTCGACGAAGACCGACGGCTGA
- a CDS encoding alpha/beta hydrolase, whose translation MTDTILPLTRRGALLTGAAAAASLALSTPFTTAADAASTKHPTEGNKTMSYVTTKDGVEIFYKDWGPKDAQPIMFHHGWPLSSDDWDAQMLYFLSKGYRVIAHDRRGHGRSAQVSEGHDMDHYAADAFAVVEHLNLKNVVHIGHSTGGGEVARYVAKHGQPSGRVAKAVLVSAVPPIMLKTASNPGGLPIEVFDGLRAALAANRAQFFLDLPTGPFYGFNRDGAKISQGVIQNWWRQGMIGSAKAHYEGIKAFSETDQTEDLKAITVPVLVMHGDDDQIVPIDDAGRLSVKLVKNGTLKVYPGYPHGMLTTHADVINPDLLAFIKA comes from the coding sequence ATGACCGACACGATCCTCCCCCTCACCCGCCGCGGCGCGCTCCTCACCGGCGCGGCAGCCGCTGCAAGCCTTGCGCTTTCTACCCCGTTCACCACCGCAGCCGATGCTGCATCCACCAAGCACCCCACCGAAGGAAACAAGACCATGAGCTACGTAACCACCAAGGACGGCGTTGAAATTTTCTACAAGGACTGGGGCCCTAAGGATGCCCAGCCGATCATGTTCCATCACGGCTGGCCGCTGTCGTCCGACGACTGGGATGCCCAGATGCTCTATTTCCTCTCCAAGGGCTATCGCGTCATCGCCCATGACCGCCGTGGCCATGGCCGCTCCGCACAAGTCTCCGAGGGCCACGACATGGATCACTATGCCGCCGACGCCTTTGCCGTCGTCGAGCACCTGAACCTTAAGAATGTCGTCCATATCGGCCACTCGACCGGTGGCGGCGAGGTTGCCCGTTATGTCGCCAAGCACGGCCAGCCGTCAGGTCGTGTCGCCAAGGCCGTTCTCGTCTCTGCCGTTCCGCCGATTATGCTGAAGACCGCTTCCAATCCGGGTGGCCTGCCGATCGAGGTGTTTGACGGCCTGCGCGCCGCTCTTGCCGCCAACCGCGCCCAGTTCTTCCTCGACCTTCCCACCGGCCCGTTCTACGGCTTCAACCGCGACGGTGCCAAGATCTCCCAGGGCGTGATCCAGAATTGGTGGCGCCAGGGCATGATCGGCAGCGCCAAGGCTCATTACGAAGGCATCAAGGCGTTTTCCGAGACCGACCAGACGGAAGACCTGAAGGCGATCACCGTACCGGTTCTCGTCATGCATGGTGATGACGACCAGATCGTGCCGATCGACGACGCCGGCAGGCTCTCGGTCAAGCTGGTCAAGAACGGCACGTTGAAGGTCTATCCGGGCTACCCCCACGGCATGCTCACCACCCACGCCGACGTGATCAACCCCGACCTGCTGGCCTTCATCAAGGCCTGA
- a CDS encoding DoxX family protein yields the protein MTDQASSRRTAGTLLADIVTAPATRATALVALCAAYIQGPITKIADFPGAIAEMNHFCLHPAPVFAATVIAFELIASAMVITGFLRSVGALALAGFTLLATLVALRFWELAPGMERMMAENAFFEHLGLAGAFVLVAAIDLTKGAGK from the coding sequence ATGACCGACCAAGCGTCTTCAAGACGGACGGCAGGCACATTGCTTGCAGATATCGTCACGGCACCCGCTACTCGTGCCACCGCTCTCGTGGCGCTCTGCGCTGCCTATATCCAGGGGCCGATCACCAAGATCGCAGACTTTCCCGGTGCGATCGCCGAAATGAACCATTTCTGCCTGCATCCCGCGCCTGTCTTTGCGGCCACAGTCATCGCTTTCGAACTGATCGCCTCAGCGATGGTGATCACCGGCTTCCTGCGTTCCGTCGGTGCCTTGGCGCTGGCCGGCTTCACGCTTCTCGCCACGCTTGTCGCGCTGCGCTTCTGGGAGCTTGCGCCAGGCATGGAACGGATGATGGCGGAGAACGCCTTCTTCGAACATCTCGGCCTCGCTGGCGCTTTCGTGCTTGTCGCCGCCATCGATCTCACCAAGGGAGCAGGCAAATGA
- a CDS encoding MFS transporter produces the protein MTAEKATSRLSGGSFAPLAQPVFAVLWGATVLGNTGSFMRDVASSWLMTDLSASPTAVALVQAAGTLPIFLLAIPAGVLTDILDRRKFLIAVQILLAAVSVTFMVLSHTGMLSVSALIGLTFLGGIGAALMGPTWQAIVPELVPRQDVKSAVALNSLGINIARSIGPAAGGLLLAAFGAGITYGADVASYLVVIAALVWWPRAKNADDALAEGFLGAFRAGLRYTRASRPLHVVLVRAAIFFAFASAVWALLPLVARQSLGGDAGFYGILLGAVGAGAIAGALVMPKLRARFDADGLLLGAAIVTALVMAALSLAPPKWLAIVTLLFLGGAWITALTTLNGAAQAILPNWVRGRGLAVYLTVFNGAMTAGSIGWGAVGEAAGVSGTLLIGAAGLLVAGFIMHRLKLPSGEADLVPSNHWPEPLVAEPVAHDRGPVLILIEYHVEKHHRTAFLHALDTLSQERRRDGAYGWGVTEDSADPEKIVEWFMVESWAEHLRQHKRVSNADADLQGKVLAYHSGEEKPVVRHFLTINRPDAA, from the coding sequence ATGACCGCCGAAAAAGCCACTTCCAGATTGTCGGGCGGTAGTTTCGCCCCGCTCGCCCAGCCCGTCTTTGCCGTCCTGTGGGGGGCCACCGTGCTCGGCAATACCGGCTCCTTCATGCGTGACGTCGCCAGTTCCTGGCTGATGACCGACCTGTCGGCCTCCCCGACCGCTGTTGCACTGGTCCAGGCGGCCGGCACGCTGCCGATCTTCCTGCTCGCCATTCCGGCGGGTGTGTTGACCGATATCCTCGATCGCCGGAAATTCCTCATCGCCGTGCAGATCCTGCTGGCCGCAGTCAGCGTCACCTTCATGGTGCTCTCCCATACGGGGATGCTTTCGGTCAGCGCCCTGATCGGACTGACGTTCCTCGGCGGCATTGGTGCCGCACTGATGGGCCCGACATGGCAGGCGATCGTGCCTGAACTCGTGCCTCGCCAGGATGTCAAAAGTGCCGTGGCACTCAACTCGCTCGGCATCAACATCGCCCGTTCCATCGGACCCGCCGCCGGCGGCCTGCTGCTCGCCGCCTTCGGCGCCGGCATTACCTATGGCGCCGATGTCGCAAGCTATCTCGTCGTCATCGCAGCCCTTGTCTGGTGGCCACGCGCTAAGAATGCCGATGACGCGCTGGCCGAAGGGTTTCTCGGCGCCTTCCGTGCTGGGTTGCGCTATACCCGCGCCAGCCGTCCGCTGCATGTCGTGCTGGTTCGCGCCGCGATCTTCTTTGCCTTTGCGAGTGCAGTCTGGGCGCTCCTTCCGCTCGTCGCCCGTCAGTCACTCGGCGGTGACGCAGGCTTCTACGGCATCCTGCTCGGCGCAGTCGGTGCAGGCGCCATAGCCGGTGCCCTGGTCATGCCGAAGCTTCGTGCGCGTTTCGATGCGGACGGCCTGCTGCTGGGTGCCGCCATCGTCACCGCGCTGGTCATGGCCGCCCTTTCGCTCGCACCGCCGAAATGGCTTGCGATCGTCACCCTTCTGTTCCTCGGTGGCGCCTGGATCACAGCACTCACCACGCTTAACGGCGCAGCTCAGGCAATTCTGCCCAACTGGGTGCGCGGTCGCGGCCTTGCCGTCTATCTCACCGTCTTCAACGGAGCGATGACAGCCGGCAGCATCGGCTGGGGTGCAGTTGGCGAAGCTGCCGGCGTCTCCGGTACGCTTCTGATTGGCGCCGCAGGTCTTCTGGTTGCCGGCTTCATCATGCATCGCCTGAAACTGCCTTCCGGCGAAGCCGATCTGGTCCCCTCCAACCATTGGCCGGAACCGCTTGTTGCCGAACCTGTCGCCCATGACCGCGGTCCGGTGCTGATCCTCATCGAATATCACGTCGAAAAGCATCACCGCACAGCCTTCCTCCATGCACTCGATACGTTGTCGCAGGAACGTCGCCGTGACGGCGCTTATGGCTGGGGCGTAACCGAGGATTCCGCCGATCCGGAAAAGATCGTCGAGTGGTTCATGGTCGAATCCTGGGCCGAGCATCTGCGCCAGCACAAGCGCGTCTCCAATGCCGATGCAGATCTTCAGGGCAAGGTTCTGGCCTATCATTCCGGCGAAGAAAAGCCGGTGGTGCGCCACTTCCTGACGATCAACCGGCCGGACGCCGCCTGA
- a CDS encoding TetR/AcrR family transcriptional regulator, whose product MDNLASTSDQILACARSLIVAGGYNGFSYADIADVVGIRKASIHHHFPAKAELVRTLVNRYCQDAEAGIAHMRRTAPDPVEQLRLYVGHWEACIEDGSRPFCVCALLASEVPVLPPEVAAEVKAYFRLLSSWITSAMEQGDQQGTLRLLHKPDVEAQIFMATVHGAMLSARAYGDPAMFKLVTAPLFEKLSARS is encoded by the coding sequence ATGGATAATTTGGCTTCCACCTCTGATCAAATCCTCGCCTGCGCCCGGTCGCTGATCGTTGCCGGCGGTTATAACGGCTTCAGCTATGCCGATATCGCTGACGTGGTCGGCATACGCAAGGCAAGCATCCATCACCATTTTCCGGCGAAGGCAGAACTGGTGCGCACGCTCGTCAACCGCTATTGCCAGGATGCCGAGGCCGGCATTGCCCATATGCGACGGACTGCACCGGATCCTGTCGAGCAGCTTCGTCTTTATGTCGGCCATTGGGAAGCTTGTATCGAGGATGGCAGCAGACCGTTCTGCGTCTGCGCGCTTCTGGCCAGCGAGGTTCCCGTCTTGCCGCCGGAGGTTGCCGCTGAAGTGAAGGCCTACTTTCGGCTTTTGTCGTCCTGGATCACCTCGGCGATGGAGCAGGGCGACCAGCAAGGAACCTTACGGCTGCTTCACAAGCCGGATGTGGAGGCGCAGATATTCATGGCGACGGTTCATGGTGCCATGCTGTCAGCCCGCGCCTACGGCGATCCGGCGATGTTCAAGCTGGTTACCGCGCCACTTTTCGAGAAGCTCTCCGCCCGGTCTTGA
- a CDS encoding HlyD family secretion protein: MKPVFRSIATYVTAAVGIAGVLIVLYAWDLPPFSGSVETTNDAYVRGQVTLISPQLAGYLVEVPVQDYQKVKTGDLIARIDDRIYVQKLAQAKAGQETAEASLANSEQSRKSAEAKIFSAKAAVESAQAAFDAAKTAYNRTQSLLKGNVSTQSDFEKAQATYDQAQAAVHQAQAEELVAEQDLNTIVVNRRSLEATVDSAKASVALADIDLQNTRITAPQDGHLGEVSGRLGQYVSIGTQIASLVPDYVWVVANYKEAQLDGMKPGQKVTFTVDALGHQSFNGRIERFAPATGSEFAVIKSDNATGNFTKVAQRIPVRIAIEPNQPLIDKLVPGMSVIARVDLAQQSDTATAQTD; the protein is encoded by the coding sequence ATGAAACCCGTATTTCGCTCAATCGCAACTTATGTCACGGCGGCCGTCGGCATCGCAGGCGTTCTCATCGTACTTTATGCATGGGACCTACCGCCGTTCAGCGGATCGGTAGAGACGACCAATGACGCTTATGTCCGCGGTCAGGTGACCTTGATCAGCCCCCAGCTTGCGGGCTATCTCGTCGAAGTTCCGGTGCAGGATTACCAGAAGGTCAAGACCGGCGATCTGATCGCCCGCATCGATGACCGCATCTATGTGCAGAAACTCGCGCAGGCCAAGGCAGGTCAGGAAACAGCCGAGGCATCACTGGCCAATTCCGAGCAAAGCCGCAAGTCCGCGGAAGCCAAGATATTCTCGGCGAAAGCTGCGGTCGAAAGCGCACAGGCCGCCTTCGACGCCGCCAAGACCGCCTATAACCGCACGCAGTCACTGCTGAAGGGCAATGTTTCCACCCAGAGCGACTTCGAAAAGGCCCAGGCGACCTACGACCAGGCCCAGGCTGCCGTGCATCAGGCACAGGCCGAGGAACTGGTGGCAGAGCAAGATCTGAACACCATTGTCGTCAATCGCCGCTCGCTCGAAGCAACGGTCGATAGCGCCAAGGCTTCGGTCGCCCTGGCCGATATTGACCTGCAGAACACCCGCATCACCGCACCTCAGGACGGGCATCTCGGTGAAGTCAGCGGCCGGCTTGGCCAATATGTTTCCATCGGCACGCAGATCGCGTCGCTGGTGCCCGACTATGTATGGGTCGTGGCGAATTACAAGGAAGCCCAGCTCGACGGCATGAAGCCGGGGCAAAAGGTAACGTTCACGGTCGATGCACTTGGGCACCAGAGTTTCAACGGCCGCATCGAACGTTTCGCGCCAGCGACCGGCTCCGAGTTCGCCGTCATAAAATCAGACAATGCGACCGGCAATTTCACCAAGGTCGCCCAGAGAATTCCGGTCCGGATCGCGATAGAGCCGAACCAGCCGCTCATCGACAAGCTTGTTCCCGGCATGTCGGTGATTGCTCGCGTAGACCTCGCGCAGCAAAGCGACACGGCAACGGCACAGACAGACTGA
- a CDS encoding MarR family transcriptional regulator, whose amino-acid sequence MVRMLINAANNLSVLTMPYSDQSASEFLEELTKVSRKIRTAFNKKVTAHGLTYPRARALFRLARRQNMTQTELACELEVEQATMVRLLDRMEEHGLIERRQDASDRRVKLIALTEHGQEQAAFVRQLADQIRRQFFEGVNVNALQQGIALLQTISSNVAGLEDADVSE is encoded by the coding sequence ATGGTTCGCATGCTAATTAATGCAGCGAATAACCTTAGTGTGCTAACTATGCCTTATAGCGATCAATCTGCTTCCGAATTCCTGGAAGAGCTGACCAAGGTCAGCCGCAAGATCCGGACAGCCTTTAACAAGAAGGTCACAGCCCACGGGCTGACCTATCCCCGCGCGCGCGCATTGTTTCGCCTTGCAAGACGGCAGAACATGACGCAGACGGAACTGGCCTGCGAACTTGAAGTCGAGCAGGCAACCATGGTCAGGCTGCTCGACCGCATGGAAGAACACGGGTTGATCGAACGCCGCCAGGACGCCAGCGACCGGCGTGTCAAGCTCATCGCTCTGACCGAGCATGGCCAGGAGCAGGCCGCCTTCGTCCGGCAGTTGGCCGACCAGATCCGTCGGCAATTCTTTGAAGGGGTGAACGTGAACGCCCTGCAGCAAGGCATCGCCCTGCTCCAAACGATATCGTCGAACGTTGCGGGCCTGGAGGATGCCGATGTCTCCGAGTGA
- a CDS encoding amidohydrolase: MTADIILHHGLITTLDRTNPNATAVAIKDGAFLEVGTDAEVMALAGPDTKIVDLKGKRVLPGLIDNHTHVVRGGLNYNMELRWDGVRSLADAMDMLKRQVAITPAPQWVRVVGGFTEHQFVEKRLPTIEEINAVAPDTPVFLLHLYDRALLNGAALRAVGYTRDTPNPPGGEITRDANGNPTGMLLAKPNAGILYSTLAKGPKLPFDYQVNSTRHFMRELNRLGITGVIDAGGGFQNYPDDYEVIQRLSDENQLTVRLAYNLFTQKPKAEKEDFLNWTSSVKYKQGNDYFRHNGAGEMLVFSAADFEDFRQPRPEMAPEMEGELEKVVRVLAENRWPWRMHTTYDETISRSLDVFEKVNKDIPLEGLNWFFDHAETISERSIDRIAALGGGIATQHRMAYQGEYFVERYGHGVAEATPPIRRMLDKGVNVSAGTDATRVASYNPWVSLAWMVTGKTVGGMQLYPRANCLDRETALRMWTEKVTWFSNEEGKKGRIEKGQFADLVVPDKDFFKCAEDEITFLTSELTMVGGKIVYGAGDFASLDDSDIPPAMPDWSPVRKFGGYAAWGEPEGAGRHSLRRTAIASCGCASDCGVHGHDHAGAWTSKLPISDLKGFFGALGCSCWAV, encoded by the coding sequence ATGACCGCCGACATCATCCTTCACCACGGGCTGATCACCACGCTCGACCGCACCAACCCTAATGCCACCGCAGTCGCCATCAAGGATGGAGCCTTTCTCGAAGTCGGCACCGATGCCGAAGTCATGGCCCTTGCCGGTCCCGACACGAAGATCGTCGATCTCAAAGGCAAGCGCGTTCTTCCCGGACTGATCGACAACCACACCCACGTCGTGCGCGGCGGCCTCAACTACAATATGGAGCTGCGCTGGGATGGCGTTCGCTCGCTGGCCGATGCCATGGATATGTTGAAGCGCCAGGTGGCGATCACGCCCGCGCCGCAATGGGTGCGCGTGGTCGGCGGCTTTACCGAGCACCAGTTCGTCGAAAAGCGCCTGCCGACGATCGAGGAAATCAATGCGGTCGCCCCTGACACGCCGGTCTTCCTGTTGCATCTCTATGACCGTGCGCTTTTGAACGGCGCCGCCCTGCGCGCCGTCGGCTACACCCGCGACACGCCGAACCCGCCGGGCGGCGAGATCACCCGCGATGCCAATGGCAATCCGACCGGCATGCTTCTCGCCAAGCCCAATGCCGGCATCCTCTATTCGACGCTTGCCAAGGGCCCGAAGCTGCCCTTCGACTATCAGGTCAATTCCACCCGCCATTTCATGCGCGAACTCAATCGTCTCGGCATTACCGGTGTCATAGATGCCGGTGGCGGTTTCCAGAATTATCCGGACGACTACGAGGTCATCCAGAGGCTCTCGGACGAGAACCAGCTTACCGTGCGCCTCGCCTACAATCTGTTCACCCAGAAGCCCAAGGCCGAGAAAGAGGACTTCCTCAACTGGACGTCGTCGGTCAAATACAAGCAGGGCAACGATTACTTCCGCCATAACGGTGCCGGCGAAATGCTCGTCTTCTCCGCCGCAGATTTTGAAGACTTTCGCCAGCCACGGCCGGAAATGGCACCGGAGATGGAGGGTGAACTGGAAAAGGTGGTGAGGGTTCTGGCGGAAAACCGCTGGCCCTGGCGCATGCACACCACCTACGACGAAACGATCTCCCGTTCGCTCGACGTCTTCGAAAAGGTCAATAAAGACATTCCGCTTGAGGGCCTGAACTGGTTCTTCGACCATGCCGAGACCATTTCGGAACGCTCGATCGACCGCATTGCAGCGCTTGGCGGCGGCATCGCCACCCAGCACCGCATGGCCTATCAGGGCGAATATTTCGTCGAGCGCTATGGCCATGGCGTGGCCGAGGCCACGCCTCCGATCCGTCGCATGCTCGACAAGGGCGTCAACGTCTCGGCCGGTACGGATGCCACGCGCGTTGCCTCTTACAATCCCTGGGTCTCGCTCGCCTGGATGGTGACCGGCAAGACGGTCGGTGGCATGCAGCTTTACCCGCGCGCCAACTGCCTCGACCGCGAGACGGCACTTCGCATGTGGACCGAGAAGGTCACCTGGTTCTCCAATGAGGAAGGCAAGAAGGGCCGGATCGAAAAGGGCCAGTTCGCCGATCTCGTCGTGCCGGACAAGGACTTCTTCAAATGCGCCGAGGATGAGATCACCTTCCTCACGTCCGAACTGACCATGGTCGGCGGCAAGATCGTCTATGGCGCCGGTGATTTTGCCAGCCTTGACGACAGCGATATTCCGCCGGCCATGCCTGACTGGTCGCCGGTGCGCAAATTCGGCGGCTACGCCGCCTGGGGCGAGCCGGAGGGCGCCGGACGTCACTCCCTGCGCCGCACCGCAATTGCATCCTGCGGATGTGCCAGCGATTGCGGCGTGCACGGCCATGACCATGCCGGCGCCTGGACATCGAAACTGCCGATATCGGATCTGAAGGGTTTCTTCGGCGCGCTCGGCTGCTCCTGCTGGGCCGTGTGA
- a CDS encoding HD domain-containing protein, which yields MSYKAQLKKAIDIAMQAHEGQSSKTGGPFIDHVRRVAEHVTGEDETLVAWLHDVVEKGPGWTFEKLREEGFSEHVIDAVDAMSKRDGEDYFDFVRRSIENPLARPVKYADLTDNLGQMRQMGSDGGKFAEGLRILSQRYPHEGLV from the coding sequence ATGAGTTACAAAGCACAGCTCAAGAAGGCGATCGATATCGCCATGCAGGCCCACGAAGGACAGTCGAGCAAAACCGGTGGTCCATTCATCGACCATGTGCGGCGCGTGGCCGAGCATGTGACGGGTGAGGACGAGACGCTCGTCGCCTGGCTCCATGATGTCGTGGAAAAGGGGCCGGGCTGGACCTTCGAAAAGCTTCGCGAAGAAGGGTTTTCAGAACACGTCATCGATGCCGTCGACGCGATGAGCAAGCGTGATGGGGAAGATTATTTCGATTTCGTTCGCCGCTCCATCGAAAATCCCCTAGCAAGGCCGGTCAAATATGCGGATCTGACCGACAATCTCGGGCAGATGCGGCAGATGGGCAGTGACGGTGGCAAGTTTGCCGAGGGCTTGCGTATTCTTAGCCAGCGCTATCCGCACGAAGGCTTGGTCTGA
- a CDS encoding MFS transporter, producing the protein MSPSDGTAKADIAAVHKVDAAASAPSPPPTAPPAFVPKPLPLNLLYALTSVVAAVMQGLGTSLISLNLQQIAGPLEATQNEAAWLMAAYLFPNASLGLFLFKVRTQYGIRKFAELAIIPFVIVSLLHLWVNDLSLSIVLRFLAGAAAAPISSISFLYMLEIFPPEKKLNIGICLALIGLSLPTPVAGLISPQLLDFHGLQGLYVVEMGLALVVFCLIYMLPLTSPPRAKVISSMDYVSYALLAASMGCLAIFFTMGRLYWWLEVNWLAWVLICGIVTGTLCIMLELNRKNNLIDVRWIGSWEIVHFAGVLLVFRMLLTEQSTGAINFFKQLGLLNEQMAGLYWLILAASVVAGLLCATVMKPGREAAIHLAALVLIAIGSLMDSYSTVLTRPEQMYISQSLFAFGSGLFLPPAMAVGFAAALKKGLTYIISFIAVFLFTQKVGAFIGSALFGSFVTWREQYHSAILTSRLLPTDPLVNLRISQYTAAYAHSSADTALQKVQGTTTFAKQVQQQAYVLAYNDAFFATFLCAVAAIALLLLHVLWKNRDRFMGAANSPQTA; encoded by the coding sequence ATGTCTCCGAGTGACGGCACGGCCAAGGCTGACATCGCGGCTGTGCACAAGGTGGACGCGGCAGCATCCGCCCCCTCTCCGCCGCCGACAGCGCCACCCGCTTTTGTCCCAAAACCGCTCCCCTTGAACCTTCTCTATGCCTTGACCTCGGTCGTGGCCGCCGTGATGCAGGGGCTCGGCACATCCCTCATTTCATTGAACCTGCAGCAGATCGCCGGTCCGCTGGAGGCCACACAGAATGAAGCCGCATGGCTGATGGCTGCTTATCTCTTTCCCAATGCCAGCCTCGGTCTTTTCCTGTTCAAGGTGCGCACCCAATACGGCATCCGGAAATTCGCTGAGCTGGCAATCATTCCGTTCGTCATCGTCAGCCTGCTTCATCTCTGGGTCAACGATTTGAGCCTCAGCATCGTTCTGCGCTTTCTTGCCGGCGCAGCCGCCGCCCCCATCTCGTCGATATCCTTTCTTTATATGCTTGAGATATTCCCGCCGGAGAAAAAGCTTAATATCGGCATCTGCCTCGCACTGATCGGCTTGTCGCTTCCCACACCGGTTGCCGGACTGATCTCGCCGCAACTTCTCGACTTTCACGGCCTGCAGGGTCTTTACGTTGTCGAGATGGGGCTGGCACTGGTCGTGTTCTGTCTCATTTACATGTTGCCATTGACGTCGCCTCCCCGCGCCAAGGTCATCTCGTCAATGGACTATGTGAGTTACGCATTGCTGGCCGCCTCGATGGGCTGCCTGGCAATATTCTTCACCATGGGCCGCCTTTACTGGTGGCTGGAAGTCAACTGGCTCGCCTGGGTACTGATCTGCGGCATTGTCACGGGCACGCTATGCATCATGCTCGAACTCAACCGCAAGAACAATCTGATCGACGTGCGCTGGATAGGCTCGTGGGAAATCGTACATTTCGCCGGCGTTCTGCTGGTGTTTCGTATGTTGCTGACCGAACAGTCGACCGGCGCCATCAACTTCTTCAAGCAGCTCGGTCTGCTGAACGAACAGATGGCGGGGCTGTATTGGCTGATCCTCGCTGCCAGCGTCGTTGCCGGCCTGCTTTGCGCCACCGTGATGAAACCCGGACGCGAGGCAGCCATCCACCTCGCCGCGCTGGTGCTGATCGCCATCGGCTCGCTTATGGACAGCTACTCGACCGTACTCACTCGTCCCGAGCAGATGTATATCAGCCAGTCGCTCTTCGCCTTTGGCAGCGGGCTTTTTCTTCCGCCGGCCATGGCGGTCGGCTTCGCCGCCGCCTTGAAGAAGGGGCTGACCTATATCATCAGCTTCATCGCCGTGTTTCTTTTCACCCAGAAGGTCGGCGCCTTCATCGGCAGCGCGCTGTTCGGCAGCTTCGTGACCTGGCGAGAGCAATACCACTCCGCCATCCTGACCTCGAGGCTCTTGCCGACCGATCCGTTGGTAAACCTGCGCATCAGCCAGTACACGGCGGCCTATGCCCATTCCAGTGCCGACACGGCACTGCAAAAGGTCCAGGGCACCACCACCTTTGCCAAGCAGGTGCAGCAGCAGGCCTATGTGCTGGCCTATAACGATGCCTTCTTCGCAACATTCCTGTGTGCGGTCGCAGCCATCGCGCTGCTTCTGCTCCACGTTCTCTGGAAGAATCGAGATCGGTTTATGGGCGCCGCAAACAGCCCTCAGACAGCCTGA
- a CDS encoding SDR family NAD(P)-dependent oxidoreductase, translating into MEFTSRVALVTGAGSGIGRASALKLGASGAVVGILGHTLDELQKTAGDIEAAGGRAIVLKADIGDEASMRKAVDHLVQVAGRLDIVIANAGINGVWAPIDDLKPHEWDQTVRVNLRGTYLTLHASVPHLKRQGGSVVVVSSINGNRTFNTPGATAYVATKAAQVAIVQQLALELGKFGVRVNAVCPGAIETNINDNTTIREASETAVPVEFPAGDIPITGGKAGRSEDVASVVLFLASDQSRHVTGTPIYVDGGQGLLR; encoded by the coding sequence ATGGAATTTACCTCACGCGTAGCACTTGTAACCGGGGCGGGATCCGGCATCGGACGAGCCTCAGCCCTCAAGTTGGGCGCTTCCGGAGCTGTCGTCGGAATTCTCGGGCATACTCTGGATGAGCTTCAAAAGACGGCCGGCGACATCGAAGCAGCAGGCGGGCGGGCCATTGTCCTCAAGGCGGATATTGGTGACGAGGCTTCGATGCGCAAAGCAGTCGATCACCTCGTGCAGGTGGCAGGAAGGCTCGATATCGTCATCGCCAACGCCGGCATCAACGGCGTCTGGGCACCGATCGATGATCTGAAGCCGCATGAATGGGATCAAACGGTCAGGGTCAATCTACGCGGCACCTATCTCACATTACATGCCAGCGTGCCGCATCTGAAAAGACAGGGCGGATCGGTGGTCGTCGTCTCCTCGATCAACGGTAACCGTACATTCAACACACCGGGTGCGACGGCCTATGTAGCCACCAAGGCGGCACAGGTTGCGATCGTTCAGCAACTTGCTCTGGAACTCGGCAAGTTCGGGGTCCGCGTCAACGCCGTCTGCCCCGGCGCAATCGAGACCAACATCAACGACAACACGACAATACGCGAGGCAAGCGAGACGGCAGTCCCCGTCGAATTTCCGGCCGGTGACATCCCCATCACCGGCGGCAAGGCAGGACGGAGCGAAGACGTTGCTTCAGTCGTTCTGTTTCTCGCCTCGGACCAATCTCGCCACGTGACCGGCACGCCGATTTATGTGGACGGCGGGCAAGGGCTTCTTCGGTAG